Sequence from the Fibrobacter sp. UWP2 genome:
GCACTTGGCTCCGCCGGGCGACTTCACCATGGATTTTGACGTGTCGAGCAACATGTACTCGGTGCGCTGCGTCAAGGATTACTAGGGCGCCAATTCCGTTATTTGAAAAGTTTTTGGTTGATCTCGACTTCGATGCCGAGGTATTTTTCGCCGAACTCTTTGCGTAGGCTAGTCGTGAGGCCGTCGGAGTAGCCCGTGTAGGGGTAGTTGAAACGGACTCTTGGTTTTTGGGGGGTGCGGTCTTGGAACGCCCTCAGTATTTGACTTCGCAGGTTTTGTACAAAGGTTCGTTCTGCAGGGCGTTTGGGGTCGTATAGCAGCCCGATTTCGGTATTGCGGGTTTCGCCGTTCAGTATCGGCGTAAAGCTGTGGATGGCGATGTGGATGACGCGGGTTTTTCCCGTTTTTGCTGCGGCGCTTTTGGGGTGCCGTAAAACTTGTGCCACAAATTCTTGTATGGGGTCCCGGTGGCCATGCCAAAGGGCGGCAATCCTCTCCTTGTCGGCGGTGGTGGCGTCGCGTGTGAATTCCGAAAAAAAATTCTTGTTGCCGAGGCTTCGGTTTAGGTCGGCGAGGAGGCGCGTGAATGTGCCTTCGCTGCAAAAGTCCGGATGGAGGTGGCTGACGAGGCGGCGGTAGACGCGCAAGGCGCCGATGTCATAACCGCGGTGGGTTTTGAGGGCGGCCTTGGCGGCGGCGCTTTTGAAGTATTTGCGGAAAGCCGCGGGCACAGCGTTGCTCGCATGCTCGCAGGTAACGACAATAAAGTCTTTGCCTTGGACTGCCGCGGCTTTGTAGGGACGTTGTTTATGCATCTTCTGGCGTGGCGTAGAGGCGGTTGTGGGCGAGGCAGTCGGCCAGCTTCTTGTATTCGTTCACAAAGGCTTCGTGGGTGGGCGTGTCGCCCAGCGTTTTGTGGAGGGCGCTTGCCAGCGTCCCGCGACGGAGCATCTTTTGCATTGTGGCGTGCGAGACCTCGGTGAGGTCGCCCTGCACCACCTCAAAGATGTGCTTCCAAATGTCGCCCGCGGTGACTCCGCTTTTTTTGCCTGCGTCGCCAGCCGGGTCCATGTCGAAAAGCGTCAAAAGTTCAACGTCGTCAATGACAGTGTCCTCCGCGCCCTTGGAGATGGCGGTCAGCATGTTCGAGAGCTTGTCGGTGTCAAAGTTCCGCAATTTTTTGCGGTAATCCTTGATGCCGTAGGCGTTGCAGAACCGCCCGCATGCAATCGCCTTGAGCGTTGCAATTTCCAGTTCGGCGATGGCGATGTCGGCGTTGGGGCATTCCTGGATGTCCACAAGGCGGATCTCGATTGCTCCGCGGTCAAACCGGGCGATGGCGCCGCGGCTGTTCAAAAAGAAGTGGTTCAGCAGATGCTCGGTGTCGTAGGGTGCGATGTCTTTTTTGATGCGGTCAAAAATCACGCGGTTGTAGTCGTCGTAGGTGTAGACCGGCTCCGGGATGACCTTGCCCGCGATGCTTGGAATCTTGTCTTGGTTGTGGCGGTAGGTCTCGATGCGCGCGTCCAAAAAGCCGCTGAACTTGCCGTCCAAATACGGGCTGCTCGCCGCAATGGCTGGGATGAGCGGGAGCATTATGCGGATGGCGGCGTGCAGTTCGCCAAATTCGTCGTCGCCGTCAAAGGAGAGGTTCAAATGTGTGGACTGCAAATTTGCCCATCCGTGGCCGCGGCAATCGAAAATGCGGTCGTAGGTGTCG
This genomic interval carries:
- a CDS encoding N-formylglutamate amidohydrolase, producing MHKQRPYKAAAVQGKDFIVVTCEHASNAVPAAFRKYFKSAAAKAALKTHRGYDIGALRVYRRLVSHLHPDFCSEGTFTRLLADLNRSLGNKNFFSEFTRDATTADKERIAALWHGHRDPIQEFVAQVLRHPKSAAAKTGKTRVIHIAIHSFTPILNGETRNTEIGLLYDPKRPAERTFVQNLRSQILRAFQDRTPQKPRVRFNYPYTGYSDGLTTSLRKEFGEKYLGIEVEINQKLFK
- a CDS encoding glutamate-cysteine ligase family protein produces the protein METFKIWERFGVEMEYMIVDRDTLQVLPRADVPLGKDKDGNQLSDTEYGDIGLSNELVSHVLEFKCAHPRSTFDGLGKHFQHEIRRANKKLEKINAMLLPSAAHPFMDPAEKVLWPYECKEIYDTYDRIFDCRGHGWANLQSTHLNLSFDGDDEFGELHAAIRIMLPLIPAIAASSPYLDGKFSGFLDARIETYRHNQDKIPSIAGKVIPEPVYTYDDYNRVIFDRIKKDIAPYDTEHLLNHFFLNSRGAIARFDRGAIEIRLVDIQECPNADIAIAELEIATLKAIACGRFCNAYGIKDYRKKLRNFDTDKLSNMLTAISKGAEDTVIDDVELLTLFDMDPAGDAGKKSGVTAGDIWKHIFEVVQGDLTEVSHATMQKMLRRGTLASALHKTLGDTPTHEAFVNEYKKLADCLAHNRLYATPEDA